From the genome of Miscanthus floridulus cultivar M001 chromosome 10, ASM1932011v1, whole genome shotgun sequence, one region includes:
- the LOC136488492 gene encoding uncharacterized protein: MHRPEFSTATAAAMTGSQEKQAAPQFQPPAAGGSVADLIMPQLLNIYGSCATMARDFEMYAPNATYEGPLMRAHGGWWGRLAEAGRRGAMLLTHALMGFGKDPKPAQPHPPPSQSQH; this comes from the exons ATGCACAGGCCGGAGTTCTCCACGGCAACAGCGGCGGCCATGACTGGGTCGCAGGAGAAGCAGGCGGCGCCACAGTTCCAGCCCCCGGCGGCCGGTGGTAGCGTCGCCGACCTCATCATGCCGCAACTCCTCAACAT ATATGGATCGTGCGCGACGATGGCACGGGACTTCGAGATGTACGCGCCAAACGCGACATATGAGGGCCCGCTCATGCGTGCTCACGG TGGCTGGTGGGGCCGACTCGCGGAGGCCGGCCGGCGGGGCGCCATGCTGCTCACCCACGCCCTCATGGGCTTCGGCAAAGACCCAAAACCAGCCCAACCCCATCCTCCTCCTTCACAGTcacaacactag
- the LOC136490158 gene encoding protein ALP1-like: protein MPPVRGRGAKRRRMAAAEKKAAAAAMAAAAVGAPPSDWWDAFCRRMSGTLSCIEDAQRFESVFKMPRRAFDYVCNLVKDEMMVRSSSYTFLDGTMLCLEDRVAIALRRLNSGGSLATVGSSVGVNHSAVSLITWRFIEAMEERASHHLRWPDSGEMEKIKSKFEKIHGLPNCCGVVDTTHITMCLSSAEPNCKIWLDQEKNYSMVLQGVVDLDTRFTDIVTGWPGSMKESSILHSSGLFKLSEKGERLNGSKLKVSDGSEIGEYLIGDSGYPLLPWLLTPYQEKDIIKSSSEFNSRHSAARAVAPRTLAKFKDTWKFLQGEMWRPDKHKLPRIIHVCCLLHNIIIDLQETSMDEAQAWPNDHDANYRQQVCELADENGIKVRDKLSEHLISR from the exons ATGCCGCCGGTGCGCGGGCGCGGGGCTAAGCGCCGAcggatggcggcggcggagaaGAAGGCGGCCGCGGCCGCAATGGCGGCTGCCGCCGTGGGTGCCCCGCCCAGCGACTGGTGGGACGCCTTCTGCAGGCGGATGTCAG GAACCTTATCTTGTATCGAGGATGCACAGAGATTTGAGTCTGTATTCAAAATGCCAAGAAGAGCCTTTGACTATGTATGCAACCTGGTGAAAGATGAAATGATGGTGAGGTCCAGCAGCTATACTTTTCTTGATGGCACAATGCTGTGTTTAGAAGATCGAGTGGCCATTGCTCTGCGGAGGCTGAACTCTGGTGGGTCACTGGCGACTGTAGGATCCTCAGTTGGAGTGAACCACTCAGCCGTGTCGCTGATTACTTGGCGATTCATTGAGGCTATGGAGGAGCGAGCGAGCCACCACTTGCGCTGGCCAGACTCTGGTGAAATGGAGAAGATCAAGTCCAAGTTTGAGAAGATCCATGGTCTGCCAAACTGCTGCGGCGTTGTGGATACAACACACATCACAATGTGCCTTTCATCAGCTGAACCAAACTGCAAGATCTGGCTTGATCAGGAGAAGAATTACAGTATGGTATTGCAAGGTGTTGTTGATCTGGATACGAGGTTCACAGACATAGTGACTGGGTGGCCTGGTAGCATGAAAGAGTCGAGCATTTTGCACAGCTCTGGCCTTTTCAAGCTCTCCGAGAAAGGTGAGCGGTTGAATGGCAGCAAGCTGAAGGTATCAGATGGATCAGAGATTGGGGAATACTTGATCGGCGACTCAGGCTACCCCCTTCTTCCCTGGCTTCTCACACCATACCAAGAGAAGGACATCATAAAGTCCAGTTCTGAGTTCAACAGCAGGCACTCTGCAGCGAGAGCAGTCGCTCCAAGGACACTGGCCAAGTTCAAGGACACATGGAAGTTCCTGCAGGGGGAGATGTGGCGTCCCgacaagcacaagctgccccggATAATCCATGTCTGCTGCTTGCTGCATAACATAATCATAGACCTTCAGGAAACATCCATGGATGAGGCACAGGCATGGCCGAACGACCATGACGCTAATTATAGGCAGCAGGTGTGCGAGTTAGCCGATGAGAATGGAATCAAGGTGAGGGACAAACTGTCCGAACACCTGATCAGCAGGTGA